attcacaatgaaaagaaaagaaaacaaaagtaacgtgtaacaCAGGCGATAATTTGAAATGTAGTGGagttaaaagtacagatacttgatgtaaaatgtagtgaagtaaaagtaaaagtacagatacttgatgtaaaatgtagtgaagtaaaagtaaaaagtaccacatcATATTTAAACTCAAGTAAAGAACGGATACACAAAaacgttacattccaccactgtcaTAATTAATGAGGTTTGACCACTCAGGGAGGGTTACAACAGTGGGTGCCATGCATTTAGTACCTGTGAGGACTTTTCTGACATAATAATGGCTAAAttgtagctttaaaatgaccaaTTAAGACTGCTTACAAACAGAACATTTTACACTTATAAAGCGGGCAAGATGTTTTGTTTATATGCCTTGTTCTTCTTTCTCTGAATATCAAGACATCCAACTTTATATTGTCGCAGCAGAGCACACTATCCCAAAACCTCCTTCTCCACCAGACGAGTTCTGTCGCAGGTCGTCAGTTGTCACTCAAGGTTTCACCCCATATTCTGCCTCAGCAGTTGCTAACTACCATCCTCTTTCTGAAATCCTAAGGTATTGCTTAACTCATCTTTGTCGGGGGCCCCATCGTACTTATGGCTTCCTACAGAAGGCTTTTATTTCTGGCAACTAAGGCTGCCACGATTgatcgacaactaatcgatgaTCACATGAACTGAAATCCATTTAGCTTGTTAAATCATTTTGAGTCATTAATTGTATTGATAttgaaaggtaaataaaacaacctaaaacaattgtctgggataaaagaaaaattcaactaattTCGAGTCATTGTTCACCTTAAAATAGTTGTAATTCTGTTTATAAAGCCTCTGTTtagcaaattttatttttttcatttgttttttccccccaaacaaaatgtgaaaaaaagagTATACGTCTTATTTATTTgatcatatattaaaaaaaaaagagagatatGTGCCTTATATTTtcatttgggctgtcaaacgattaaaaattttaatcgagttaatcacagcttaaaaatattcattcattcattcattcattcattttccatgccgcttcttcctcacgagggtcgcggaggtgctggagcctatcccagcgaactatgggcagtaggcaggggacaccctgaactggttgccagccaatcacagggcacaaggagacatacaaccattcacgcacacactcatacctacggacaatttagagtgttcaatcagcctaccatgcatgtttttgggatgtgggaggaaaccggagtccccggaggaaacccacgcaggcacggggagaacatgcaaactccacacaggaaggccgaagcccgggattgaacccttgatctcagaactgtgaggcagacgtgctaaccactcagccaccgtgccgccgcttaaaaaataattaatcgtaattagtcgcaattcaaaccatctataaaatatgccatattttttttgtaaattattgttggaatgaaaagataagacacaagatggatatatacattcaacatactgtgcataagtactgtatttgtttattataacaataaatcagcggcatggaaaatgaatgaatgaataacaataaatcaacaagatggcattaacattattaaaattctgttaaagcgatccatggatagaaagacttgaagataaatcttagtacaagttatagaatttttatatcaaaacctctcttaatgttttcattttaataaaatttgtaaaattttcaatcaaaaaataaactagtagctcgccattgttgatgtcaataattacacaatgctcacggtgctgaaacccatagaatcagtcgcacccaagcgccagcagagggcgataaaacACCATAaagcacaagtaacaagtggacatgacactgtgctgtcattttaatctgtttgagcggggcgtgtgcgttaaatgcgtcaaatattttaacgtgattaattaaaaaattaattaccgcccgttaacgcgataattttgacagccctaaatttcaTATTACTTTTTGAAGTAAATAATCTTGTTAATCATAAACATAAAGTGAAACACTAAATATCCTGTTATTTCAttttcactttaaaaaaaattagtttTAATTTGTAAATGTTCTGAATTCTGTAACCcttagtaccgtattttccgcattataaggcacacctaaaagccttcaattttcttaaaaacaaacagtgcgccttataatgagatgcgccatatatatatatatatatatatatatatatatatatatatatatatatatatggatcaatattgcttaatcatggcatgacattaccTTTAGCGCAGTACtaacgcaaccccaaccaccactactactactgtgcCTTATAAGGTGGCACGCCCTATTTATGAAAAAAGTTATAAAATagaccattcattgaaggtgcgcctcatattccgatgcgccttatagtgctgaAAATGGGGTAGTTTCATTGTTTAGTAATTtcttaaaaatgttattttagccATTCAATGCGTGGCGGGCCAGGTGTGGCCCCTGGGTTGCGAGTTTGACACCCCCTTAGactaaaaagtaaatttttcatAACATGTCACATGACCTATGTGATGATAGATTATACTCACCATCACCAATTTATCATTCACCATCTCAGCTGTGAAGAGGTATTGTGGAAATTGCACTGAAATCTTCCCACCTTCCATGCTGACTGGTGCCTGTAAAACCAATAAACTCCTGTCTTAAAACTTTCAACTGGAGCATACTTCATACCCTAAAGCTCATTCACTTACCCTAAATTTGGAGCCATTCATGGTCACCAGCTCACATTCCTGCCCAGCGGTGAATTTATTAAACCAAGTCAAGTCGGAGACCTTTTGTGTCCATGTGAAGTCATCCCCATCCTGAAGCACTTCCGTCTGTACTTTGCTGTCAGTCTTAGCACTAAGAAGGCCTTAGATCGAAAAATTCAAACACAGACGTTTTGATAAAAGTATCGCAAACATTTGTAATTTGACCGGAAAACAAATCCAATACCAATTGCTTTGAGGAAGTCTTCGTAGTTTTCTTGACTCTCAAGCTCATATTTCCCAGCGAAAGACATCCCGGCGAAAGAAAAGAAGGTATGAGGAGAGATTGCACCAGACAAATCCAAACAGGAGTGGCCTTCCGCAGATATGCCGTGTTCTTGTTGAAACACTGCCAACTAAACCGGCCTCACGCATACTTGAGTATGTCAGTCACACATCAAGAGGACATAAACATGTTCTTTGTGATGTTCCTTCAGAAAAGCTGCATTCTTTAGTAAGATATGTACATTACTACACGTGTATCTCCGTTCAAATGCATTCATTAGAATGTTGTGTGACAGAGATTTTCCTGAGGCAAATTGACACATCCTGTACGTATGACCAATAAAAATCCACCCAATTTAAGTTCATTTATAAAGCGCTTTCACAACAGCCGCAGCTGTATCAAAAGAGgtacttggggaaaaaaaaaaaatcactaacttttgcttgaatccCACAAGGCTCACTGACACAATGATGTCACTCCTTATCTCATTCAAAAATTCcacacagaaaaaaagttatagGGGGAAAAGTAcagcgtatcacaaaagtgagtatacccctcgcatttctgcagatatttaagtatatcttttcatgggacaacactgacaaaatgacactttgacacaatgaaaagtagtctgtgtgcagcttatataatagagttaattaatttccccctcaaaataactcaatatatagccatcaatatctaaacccctggcaacaaaagtgagtacaccccttagaaactacatccctaaatgtccaaattgagtactgcttgtcattttccctccaaaatgtcatgtgactcgttagtgttactaggtccaggtgtgcatagggagcaggtgtgttcaaatttgtagtgcagctctcacactctctcatactggtcactgaaagttccaacaaggc
This Corythoichthys intestinalis isolate RoL2023-P3 chromosome 11, ASM3026506v1, whole genome shotgun sequence DNA region includes the following protein-coding sequences:
- the LOC130924054 gene encoding gastrotropin-like, which gives rise to MSFAGKYELESQENYEDFLKAIGLLSAKTDSKVQTEVLQDGDDFTWTQKVSDLTWFNKFTAGQECELVTMNGSKFRAPVSMEGGKISVQFPQYLFTAEMVNDKLVMKCITPGEKGVTFTRVSKRI